The Chitinophaga niabensis genome segment TTTAATGCCTTGTAGTAATTCTCATACCCCTCAGGGTGAGAACCCAGGAAAAGAAAAGGTTCTATCAGTTCCAGCTCCATCAGGCTCAGCTCTTCTTTAATGATCACGCCATCCACGCGTGCATACAAACAGTCTTTCGCAAATTGCTGCACATACGCTGTAGCGCTTTCAATATGTTTAGCCGCAGGTGCTTCCACATGTACGGTGCCACCATGATATTGCTGTACCCTGAAATCACCCGCCTTGGGTTTCTTCACCACACTATGACTGAACTTTCCATCCAGGAAAATAAAGGACCATTCTCCTTCTGTTGCAATCTCAGGAATGTAAGGTTGCACCAGGAATGCTTCTTCCTGTACCAATGGGGTCAGGATAGCCGTATAATCAGCCACTTCGGATAAAGGAACAGTGAAAGTATTTTTAGCACCGGCACTGATGCAGGGTTTAACGATCAGCTGCGAAGTGGAAAAATGTTCAAAGTAAGTGTGCAGGTTGAACTGCGCTCCCTTTTTAATGATAGCGGAAGGTATAACCGGTAAACCGGCGGCAGTGATATCCTGCAGGTAATGTTTATCCGTATTCCATTTCACAATGGCATAAGGGTTGATCAGCGGAATGCCTGCGGCTTCAATATTATCCAGCCAGTTATAAAATGCACTGATGTTCTCATGGTAATCCCAGGGCGATTTTAATAATACCCGGTCGTATTCCTGCCAGTTCACGGCAGGATCATTCCAGATCACCTTATGCAGGTTGATCCCCCTTTGTAACAGGAACTGAAGCAGGATGCTTTCTTCATCTTCCAGCCCGGGTGTTACATATTTCTCTTGTGTTGTATAGCAAACGTATGCGATCTTCATGTGAACAAAATTAGCAGTATATTGGCATTGTAAAAAGAGCCATTTTACACAATTTTGATAGTGCCATTATGAGTAAGACCACGCCCAGGATACCCCTGCCTTTTATCAAGGTCCGGAAGGGAAATGCAGCACCCATGTACCTTCAGTTGTACGAACAGATCAAACAGGCCATTTTCAATGCCCGGCTGAAAGAAGGGGAGCGTATGCCATCCACCCGGCACCTGGCTGCAGATCTGGATATCTCCCGTAACAGTGTGTTCCAGGCTTATGAACAACTGATCCTGGAAGGATATTTGGCAGGCAAAAAAGGCGATGGTACCTATGTATGTGCCAAACTGAACCCTATACCGGCTTCCGTACGGAAAACAATGCCTGTGAAATACCAGGACGCCGCCCTGCCCGATGAAGTATTACGAAAAGACAGCACGGTAGAACCGGTCATTCCTTTCCAGAATTCTGTTCCCTCTATCCGGCAATTCCCTTTTAAAATATGGGCTGGCCTTGCTGCAGAAGCATACCGCGATGTACATTCCCTGCACCTGGGGTATGGAGAAACGCTGGGCCATTTACCTTTACGGGAAGCGCTGGTAGATTACCTGCGCATTCACCGTTCCATCATTTGTGAAGCAGATCAGGTACTGATCGTAAATGGTTCCCGCCAAGCCCTGAACCTGGCTGCACAGGCCCTGATAAAGAAAGGGGATCAGTGCTGGATGGAAGATCCGGGATATATGGGAGCCAGGGCTGCTATGGCAAGATGGGGTGGAAAAGTATGCCCCGTACCCATTACAGCAAACGGACTGGATATCGCATACGCCATGAAACATTACCCGGATGGCCGTTTTGCTTATCTCACACCTTCTCACCAATATCCTTTAGGGGCCACCATGCCACTGAGCGAACGCCTGAAACTACTGAAATGGGCAGCACGGAATAAAATGTGGATCGTGGAAGATGACTATGACAGCGAGTTCCGCTATAACGGACGCCCGGTTCCTGCGTTAAAAGGACTGGACGATCACGGGAATGTGATCTATACCGGTACTTTCAGTAAAGTACTCTTTCCCGCATTGAGAATGGGTTACATAGTATTACCCTCTGCCGCTATCGCACAGCAGTTCAAGATCGTAAAATCCACCATAGACCGGCAAAGCCCTGTAATAGATCAGGCCATCGTTACCCAGTTCATGCTGAAAGGGCATTTTGCAAGGCATCTGCGGAAGATGCGGATCCTTTACAAAAAGCAGCAGGAAGAGCTGGTAGTGCTGCTGGAAAAACATCTCAGCAAATACATCCTGGTAGCGCCTGCAGAAACGGGTATGCATTTTATAGGATGGATGAAGCGGCCCTGCAATATGAAAAAGCTGGTGGCAGCTGCTTTGGCAGAAGGTGTTATCCTTATCCCCGTGAATGAATTCGCCTTAAAATTCACCCAGAAAGATGGCTTCATTTTTGGATTTACCGGTTATGAGCTGCCGGAAATGGAAAAGGCAGTACTGCTATTGAAGAAGCTATTGGATAGGAATTAGTAATTTTGCACCTCAAATTCAAAATATATGGAGGGAAGATTTTTTACACAGGAGCAATTCATCAAACAATTCAACGAAGAAGTACTTTGGGCAGCAGCAGTGTATGACCGCCTGATCAAAAGCGGCTTCCAGGAATATGCTTTGGGCGAATTCGACTTCCTCTTTGTATCTGATCAAAGGGAAAAACTGGAGAAATTCAGCGCTTTCCTGACCGCCACCTATGGATCAAAAATAGGAGAGATAGGAGAGAAGGATGGCATGCCGGGCTTTACAGGCATCTCCCCCTTGTTCCCGATAGACCAGGATAACCTGCTGGCCTGGGGCATTGATCTGTACTTCAAAGGTTTTGAATTTGATTGCAGGCTGGATGGCTACGGTACCTTTGCAGGCCCTGACAATAAAGAATTTCCCAACCTGGAACCCAGCCAGCTGGCCTATTATTTCGACCTGGGCATCAGTTCTTACAATAACCGCAATTACGGCGCATCCATTATCAATTTTACTTCCGCCATCAAGATCTTCCCGGAGAATGCTAATACCTGGTATTCCAGGGCTATTGCCAAAGAAGCCATATTCCTGACGGCTAAAGCCCGCGAAGATTATGATAAAGCGATAGAACTCGCTCCCACCTTCAAAGAGGCTTATATCAACAGGGCGGTTAACAAAAGTGAAGCAGAAGATTATACCGGAGCCATCGCAGATTTTAATAAAGCCATAGAGCTGGATGCGAATAATGCAGCCGTATATTTTAACCGTGGTAATACGAAATATACCCTGGGCGACAGGGATGGTGCTATTGAAGACTGGAAGAAAGCACAGGCGCTGGGTGCAGATTATGCAGCAGACAGATTGAAAGAGCTGGAATAGATCAATATTAAAAGGTACCTCCCCTGTAAACGCAGCTGTAATGCTCGCCTGCACATAAAAAACGTTACTTTTGCCGCATGACTTTTGAAGATCTGAACCTTAACAAGCCTTTACTGGCAGCGTTGAAGGACCTTAATTTTACGACACCTACCACCATTCAGAGCAGGGTTTTCTCCGTAACCATGAGCGGCCGCGATGTATGTGGCATAGCTCAGACCGGTACCGGTAAAACATTTGCCTACCTGTTGCCCTGCCTCCGTATGTGGAGTTTCTCCAAAGAAAGGTTCCCCCAGATCCTGATCGTTGTACCTACAAGAGAACTGGTAGTACAGGTAGTGGAATCCGTTAAAAAGCTCAGTACTTATCAAAGTGTGGAAGTGGCTGGTTTCTATGGCGGCGCCAATATGAATCCCCAGATGGCCGTTGCAGA includes the following:
- a CDS encoding ATP-grasp domain-containing protein, with product MKIAYVCYTTQEKYVTPGLEDEESILLQFLLQRGINLHKVIWNDPAVNWQEYDRVLLKSPWDYHENISAFYNWLDNIEAAGIPLINPYAIVKWNTDKHYLQDITAAGLPVIPSAIIKKGAQFNLHTYFEHFSTSQLIVKPCISAGAKNTFTVPLSEVADYTAILTPLVQEEAFLVQPYIPEIATEGEWSFIFLDGKFSHSVVKKPKAGDFRVQQYHGGTVHVEAPAAKHIESATAYVQQFAKDCLYARVDGVIIKEELSLMELELIEPFLFLGSHPEGYENYYKALKSYQHDTI
- the pdxR gene encoding MocR-like pyridoxine biosynthesis transcription factor PdxR, yielding MSKTTPRIPLPFIKVRKGNAAPMYLQLYEQIKQAIFNARLKEGERMPSTRHLAADLDISRNSVFQAYEQLILEGYLAGKKGDGTYVCAKLNPIPASVRKTMPVKYQDAALPDEVLRKDSTVEPVIPFQNSVPSIRQFPFKIWAGLAAEAYRDVHSLHLGYGETLGHLPLREALVDYLRIHRSIICEADQVLIVNGSRQALNLAAQALIKKGDQCWMEDPGYMGARAAMARWGGKVCPVPITANGLDIAYAMKHYPDGRFAYLTPSHQYPLGATMPLSERLKLLKWAARNKMWIVEDDYDSEFRYNGRPVPALKGLDDHGNVIYTGTFSKVLFPALRMGYIVLPSAAIAQQFKIVKSTIDRQSPVIDQAIVTQFMLKGHFARHLRKMRILYKKQQEELVVLLEKHLSKYILVAPAETGMHFIGWMKRPCNMKKLVAAALAEGVILIPVNEFALKFTQKDGFIFGFTGYELPEMEKAVLLLKKLLDRN
- a CDS encoding tetratricopeptide repeat protein; translation: MEGRFFTQEQFIKQFNEEVLWAAAVYDRLIKSGFQEYALGEFDFLFVSDQREKLEKFSAFLTATYGSKIGEIGEKDGMPGFTGISPLFPIDQDNLLAWGIDLYFKGFEFDCRLDGYGTFAGPDNKEFPNLEPSQLAYYFDLGISSYNNRNYGASIINFTSAIKIFPENANTWYSRAIAKEAIFLTAKAREDYDKAIELAPTFKEAYINRAVNKSEAEDYTGAIADFNKAIELDANNAAVYFNRGNTKYTLGDRDGAIEDWKKAQALGADYAADRLKELE